A single region of the Brachypodium distachyon strain Bd21 chromosome 3, Brachypodium_distachyon_v3.0, whole genome shotgun sequence genome encodes:
- the LOC112271855 gene encoding Bowman-Birk type bran trypsin inhibitor-like, producing the protein MHQQAKTRAQTTHLDMKGSCINTIQVVLGAMLLAGAGAPSMAVPVDTAGVPVTQLPTGYRGKGSAVIQDQTTTLRASSGEEDEYRESSRPWSCCDRVVNPRGVYPPILRCSDEVERCAGACAECEEVEESEPRRYMCVDWYRGDDPGPRCTGVHHL; encoded by the coding sequence ATGCACCAGCAAGCAAAAACAAGGGCTCAAACAACACATCTAGACATGAAGGGCTCCTGCATCAACACTATCCAAGTGGTCCTAGGTGCCATGCttctcgccggagccggagccccaTCCATGGCCGTCCCCGTCGACACCGCCGGCGTCCCGGTTACTCAGCTCCCGACCGGCTACCGCGGCAAAGGCAGCGCAGTGATCCAGGATCAGACGACGACGTTGAGGGCTAGTtctggggaagaagatgagtACAGGGAGTCGAGTAGGCCTTGGTCATGCTGCGACAGGGTGGTGAACCCCAGGGGTGTTTACCCGCCCATACTTCGCTGCTCCGACGAGGTGGAGCGGTGCGCCGGCGCCTGCGCGGAGtgcgaggaggtggaggaatCCGAGCCCCGCCGCTACATGTGCGTCGACTGGTACCGCGGCGACGACCCTGGTCCCAGGTGCACCGGTGTGCACCATCTGTAA